The genomic segment AGAGACCGGTCCGGCGATTCTGTTGACCCATCCGCCGCATAGCTTTGAAGGACGGATGGCCCTGGCGCACGCCTATGGGCACTTCATCGCCGATATCAATCCGTATAAAAATCGCTTCTGTCTGTTGGGATCCAAACTGCAGGAATCCCCGGAGGAAGAGCGGGCCGAGTCTTTCGCCCGCCACTTTCTCATGCCCTTGGAGGCGATTCCGCTGGATATCGATCCCGAGGGTGAAGAGGTCGACGCCTTTGCCCATGCCTATGAAGTCCCCGCGGGAGTGGCCCGGCTTCAGGGCCTGCAACATGCCGATCCCGAAGCGTTATGGCAATTTCCCCGCCGGGAGATATTGCCGGAGGATCCAAACTGGAAGCCGTCCATGCCGATGCGGTATCTAAATTTTGTCCTGGCGGCTTATCACAGAAAGCTGCTGCAGCCCGAGGGGATGCAAGTCCTGCTCAAGGCCTCTTTGGAACAGGTCGAAGAGCTCCTTCGATGGGTGCGGCAGGAGCAAAAGGGGCGGTAATTTGTACTATCCGGCCCACCGTTAAACCAACCTGAAAAAGTCACCTTTTCGCATTTATCGTAGAAACCGGCTGACGATCTTTTTCAATGGCGCGAACAGCCCCCCCCACTTCTTATCAACGGGAAGCCACCGATCGACCATCTCACCAATCTGCCGGCATATTCGGCGATTGGAGATGTCGGCGCCGGGGTGATTGAGATGATCGGCATAGGTCAGCAAAACCTTCGAGATAAGGCCAAGCCGGTCATCGGTGAGTTCCATTTCCAAGGGATGCAATCCTTTACGGTCCAGGATCGCATCCTCCAGTGCATCCGCCATCTCATGTAGAATCCGCGAATCTTCGGGATCAAAAATGCGACGCTCCATATACCGTAACGCTTCCCGCAGGATTTCCAGTTCCTCGCCTTCCAATTTGATGCGTCGTGGCATTGATTCATCCCCTTGAACACTTCTCTTATATTATGGCTTACATTTTCCTCAGGCAAAGGCATACCATTTGTTGACAAGACGCCTCCCTATTGTTCTCCTAGCGAGAAGATTGATATCACCTAGCCGCACACCCCTTCGCCTAGGAAAGGCGATGTGGTGACATACGGATATGGCGCGGCATCAGCATCTGCGCGTGTGAGATGCGCCGATGGAACGGAGCATTTCGCGACGACATCAAAGGCAGGTTGGTGTAGGTCTCACGGATATCCGGCACATCCCTCTTTCTCCAAGAGCGGATGCCGGAAGGGATTGAGCCCACCAATCTGATTAGGTATGACGGCTAGGGTTGATTCCCAACACTGGGCCTGGTCCCAGGCTGCGCCCATTTCATGGGCTCGGCTCCTTCCTGCCTCATCAAAAGTTGAGATCCCCGCCGCACCTGTCGATCACCGTAGGGTGACCGACCTCTGCTTCCATCTGGCAAAGGATTTGCCACTCACACCCTGCAAAGAAGGCCCTATTTTAGGACCGCAGGGCTGGATGGATCCCGACCCGCCATTTGATGCCGTCGCCGGACACATTGTCCAACAAAGAGTTACAAGCCTCGACCAAATCCATTGCAGGCATGGATGCACTTTGCCCGGTCCCCTCCCGGCCGGTGGATTTGACGCATGGGAGGCCGCGCATGGATGGCGTAACTCTTTGTACCACAGACAATTAAAACTCGACGACCAAATGATTTCACCTGCACTTCTGGCTCTTCCCTTGCAGGTAGATACTCCGGTTCGCCGAGCATCATCAAAGGGGAGAACAGATGTCTGGACATCATCCGTGGTTGAAGCTTCGTAGTTTAGGGCATCTTGTGGCCATCCTATTCCTGCTGCTCCCTGTGGCGGGAGAGGCCACGCTGCATGTCGTGTCTGGGCTGGAGTCGCCCTCCAGCTATAATTTTTTCATAAATGGGAGTTCGGAGGAAAGCGGTATCTATAGCGAGGATGGCCTGATCGCCGTGATGACAAAGACGGGAAGCGGCCATGTCGAGATCGTCCCGGAAGGCCAAAACCCAGAGATGGGCGGCGGAATGCCGCCTTCGCCGGGTGGCGGTATTGCCATTGCGCCCCACCTGGTCGGAATCAGTCCGAATCCGGTGGGCGGAACCAGCGCCCTTATGCTGGAAATGCCGAGCCCGGATCGGGTGACCGTCGAGGTTTTCGATGTCCGGGGCCGCCGAGTGGGAGTTCTATGGGATGGTGATTTGCCGGCCGGGCCCTCTCGTGTTCCCTGGTCCAATGCGGCCTTTGCCAACCCTCTTCCTGCCGGGGCGTACTGGGTGCGCGCCTCAGCCTCCGGCGGCGTAACCCCCGGAAAGAAAGTGATCGTATTGCAGTAAATCGAGCGGTTTGAGGATAACAGAACGGCGGATGCGGAGCGCTCGAAAGGCGCCCACCCATCCGCCGTTTCTTCTTTGCCTTCAACACACCTCGACACACGATTCTTCCGCGCGCGATCCTCGTTCGGCGATAAGGTTTAGAAAGTGCCCTCGCCGCGGAACTGGTCGTCGCGCTGACTGAAGAGCACATTGAATGTCGTCAGCGTCCCGTAAATCCGTGTGATGTATTGCTGAAGCTCCACCTTTTCAATATCCGACATGACTTTATTGCTATTGATCTTCTGCTCCAACACGCGAAGCCGGTCCCGCAGCATAACGATTTTGTGAAAGAAGACATCCATGGGGATGACCTTCTCCTGCAAATCGGATTTGCCGGGCCTCAGAATGACCTCTCCGCCTTCCCATTTTCCCGCCAGGGCGACGGAGATCTCTTCATCACCGCGGGCGGCCCGGGCTACAATGTCTTTGAGCTGATCAATGGTGAGGTTCATCACCGTATTCTCTGCCGGAGCTTCTTGTGTGTTGTATGTATCCATGCTCCCATCCTCGTTCAAGCATGTACCGGCCGTCTAGTTCCCCATGGGGAATTTAATCCCGCCGGAAATGAAGAGATAATCGGCCCCGCCGTTCACGTTGTAGCCGAGGCGGGCGACCGGAGTTATGCCCTCACCCTTGCCGAATTCAGCGCCGGCGCCGATATCAAAGCCGAACTCCAAGCCGCTCTCACTGAGGTCGCCAAAGAAAGTGCTACAGCCGGGGCAATCCCAAGAGGCATCCCAGTAATGGAATCCGAGGCCGGCGAATGTATAAGGAAGAAAGGATGCGCCGCCGACAAAGTCGTAGCGGAGGTTGCACATAATCCCGAAATCCATCCAGGACCATTCCACACCGCCGCCGAAATCTTCACTCTTTGTCCAGAAATCGGCTTGAAGCTCGAGACCGAGTTCCGGTGTGAGTTGACCGAGATCGGCGCCGCCGCTGAAGAGGATGGCCCCGCCGACATCACCTTCGATATCCGCATAGCCAAGCCTGGCCTCGATGCCCTTAAGGCCGATTTCGCCCGCAAAGCCGGTCCCGGCGCAGAGCAGCATCCCAACCAGCACGACCGATGTAACTCCAAGTATACTCTTCACGAAAACCTCCTTGAGTTGCGCCGCTGAAATTCGCGGACGGTAATGCCCCCATTAAGTCCTGCCATCAACCGCAGGAGTCGATTCGTTCTGAAGCTAGCCGATCCCGGCGACAAAGTCACGCGGGATAAGGCATGGCGTTAATGATCCTGCCCCTCGCCTCGAGACGAGCCTATGTGCCGGGACCATGACACTCTCCTGGTGATGGAACCGCAGGGAGGACTCGCTGCCACCCTTCAGCTATAATGAGGCATGGCGGGACACCATGAACATGAGGCCTCCTCAATTTCGGGGATGATGAATCCGCCGCATCCACCGGGCGGCACGGCGCCGACCGGCGGTCAGGCGAAGAATTCGTATGCTATCTTCTTTCATTTCATTCTGCTGATCGTTGGGCTTCTTCTGTTCATCCCTCCAGAGGCTCTGCTCGCGGAGGATCCGGGCTCCACCGGCCTGCTCATCGATGTGGGCCGGCCCGACAGAATGACACTCGATGGCGACCTGCTGGAATATGCGGTTTACGCCCCGGCCATTCGATGGCGCGGATGCGATCTGAAGACCGTGGAGCTTGTGGGAACCGGTGAATGGGGCGTCCGAGGAAAACTGATCCGGGTCGAGATGGCTCTAATCCCGGGAAGGTACAGAATCGGTGTTGAGCTCTGGGGCCTTGGCGAGAACCCGACACCCATCGACCTTATCATTAACGGGCTTGAATCCGAACAAAGGGTTTCACTGAAACCCGATGCCCCTCTTTGGCTGGAAGGAGAAGCCCATCTCACT from the Candidatus Eisenbacteria bacterium genome contains:
- a CDS encoding ImmA/IrrE family metallo-endopeptidase; translation: MDYPTDNHLPEDPIDAKEKEDEETRRKVGEYLLANLDTEVSRTIPTFGGSDITPQPVRECLKTFVELTIRYARLERLFQGDVIFTLPAHTRIIEDNLTGDPLTDGRLLAEEERRTLELGSAPLDDFEEILDEKGIKIFPVASPFTAAGVLFGEETGPAILLTHPPHSFEGRMALAHAYGHFIADINPYKNRFCLLGSKLQESPEEERAESFARHFLMPLEAIPLDIDPEGEEVDAFAHAYEVPAGVARLQGLQHADPEALWQFPRREILPEDPNWKPSMPMRYLNFVLAAYHRKLLQPEGMQVLLKASLEQVEELLRWVRQEQKGR
- a CDS encoding porin family protein: MKSILGVTSVVLVGMLLCAGTGFAGEIGLKGIEARLGYADIEGDVGGAILFSGGADLGQLTPELGLELQADFWTKSEDFGGGVEWSWMDFGIMCNLRYDFVGGASFLPYTFAGLGFHYWDASWDCPGCSTFFGDLSESGLEFGFDIGAGAEFGKGEGITPVARLGYNVNGGADYLFISGGIKFPMGN